The stretch of DNA CCTGCTCGGGCACGGTTCTTCGTCGTCCGGGCGGCTCGGGCGGCGGGTACGCCTCGGGGGTGCCGTACGGGTCGGGGCCCTCTGCCTCATAGGCCGTGGGCTGGTTGCCGTACGGGTCGAGGGGGTCGGAGTGGAAGGGGATCTGCTGATTACCGGTGTCCCAGCCACCGCCCAGGGGCTGTCCGCCCTGATAGGGCTGCTGCTGACCACCCTGGTACGGCTGCTGGCCGCCCTCGTGCTGGGCCTGGCTGTACGGATCCCCGTACGACTGCTGCCCGTACGGGGCCTGTCCCTGCCCGCCATGACCCTGCTGGCCGTAGTTCTGCTGGTCATAGCCCTGCTGGTATCCCTGCGGGCCATAACCCTGCTGCTCGTACCCGGGCTGCTGGTTCCCTGGGGGCGGCGCCTGGTTCCAGTCGGAGTGCTGGACCGGCTGCTGCTGAGGGTGCTGCTGCGTCTGCGGGTAGTACTGCTGTTGGCCGCCGTAGGGGGCGTTCTCTCCGGGGGCATACTGCTGCCCCCACCCCTGGTCCCCGTACAAGGGGTCCTCGGGATGCCATGGTTCGGAGCCCTGGCCCCGGCCATACTCAGTCATCGATCCCCTAGGGCCGCGAGGCGGACGACCGCGGTGCTGTGGCACGGCACCCGGTCCGCCTCTTTACTGTGCGGCGGCTGTTCGAACACCGCCGCATCGCGCGGAACGTTACCGTACCGCGATCAGATGACCACTTCGACGCCCTCGCCAGGAGCCGCTCCAGATATACGTTCCGACTCAAGCGCGCTCTGGAGAATAATCACAGCGGCCGCCTGATCAATGACGGACCTGCCCTTTTTGGATCTCACGCCGGAGGCGCGCAGCCCCTGACTGGCCGTCACCGTCGTCATCCGCTCGTCGACGAGCCTCACCGGAACGGGCGCGGCCAGCCGTGCGAGCTCCTGGGCGAAACCACGGACCTTGACCGCGGCGGGCCCCTCGCCGCCGTTGAGCGAGCGAGGGAGCCCCACCACGAGTTCGATCGGTTCGTACTCCTCGACGAGCGCTTTCAGCCGCCGGTGGGCCGCGGGGACGTCACGTCCCTGTACGGTCTCCACCGGCGTGGCGAGAACCCCGTCGGGGTCGCACGAGGCGACCCCGATCCTGGCGTCACCCACATCGATCGCGAGACGGCGTCCGCGGCGCACCGCCGTCAGGCCGTCTCGGTGACGAGGCGCTCGACAGCGGCCACGGCGTCGCCGACGGCCTGCGGGTTCTGCCCGCCGCCCTGGGCCACGTCGGGCTTGCCACCGCCGCCTCCACCGAGGGTCTTGGCAGCCGTACGGACCAGGTCACCGGCCTTGAAGCCGCGCTCGCGCGCCGCCTCGTTGGTGGCGATGACGGTCAGCGGGCGGCCGTTCGCCACAGTGAAGAGGGCGACCACGGCGGGCCGGTCACCGGGGATACGGCCACGGACGTCGAGGACGAGCCTGCGCAGATCGTCGGCGCCGGTGCCGTCGGGCACCTGGCCGGTCACCACGGCGACGCCCCGGATGTCCTTGGCGCCCTGGGCCAGTCCCGCGGCGGCCTGGAGCACCTTCTCGGCGCGGAACTTCTCGATCTCCTTCTCGGCGTCCTTGAGCTTGCCGAGCATCCCGGAGATCTTCTCGGGCAGTTCCTCGGGCCGGCCCTTGACCAGCTCCTGGAGCTGGGCGACGACCGTGTGCTCACGGGCGAGGAAGTTGTAGGCGTCGACGCCGACCAGCGCCTCGATGCGCCTGACCCCGGAACCGATCGACGACTCGCCGAGCAGCTTCACGAGACCGAGCTGAGCCGTGTTGTGCACGTGGGTGCCGCCGCACAGCTCCTTGGAGAAGTCGCCGATGGTGACGACCCGCACGCGCTCGCCGTACTTCTCGCCGAACTCCGCGATGGCGCCCTGTTTCTTGGCCTCCTCGATGCCCATGACCTCGGCCTGGACGTCGAGTTCCCTGGCCAGCACCTCGTTGATCTTCTGCTCGACATCGGTGAGGACCGTACCGGGCACGGCGGCGGGCGAACCGAAGTCGAAGCGGAAGCGGCCGGGCGAGTTCTCCGAGCCGGCCTGGGCGGCCGTCGGGCCGAGGGCGTCACGCAGCGCCTGGTGGGTGAGGTGGGTGGCGCTGTGGGCACGGGCGATGGCCCGTCGGCGGCGGGTGTCGATGGCGGCGTAGGCCGCGGAGCCCACCGTCACCTCGCCGACCTGCACGGTTCCCTTGTGCACCGAGACGCCGGCCACGGGCTGCTGCACGTCGCGGATCTCGATCACCGCGCCGGTATCGAGCCTGATACGGCCCTGGTCCGCGAGCTGGCCGCCGCCCTCGGCGTAGAACGGGGTGCGGTCGAGCACGACCTCGACCTCGTCGCCCTCGGAGGCGGCGGGCGAGGGCAGACCGTCGACGAGCAGCCCGACGACGGTCGACTCGTTGTCGGTACGGGTGTAGCCGGTGAAGTCGGTGATGCCGGAGCGGTCGGCGATCGCACGGTAGGCCGAGAGGTCGGCGTGGCCGGTCTTCTTGGCACGGGCGTCGGCCTTGGCGCGATCCCGCTGCTCCTTCATGAGGCGGCGGAACCCGTCCTCGTCCACGGAGAGACCCTGTTCGGCGGCCATCTCCAGGGTGAGGTCGATCGGGAAGCCCCAGGTGTCGTGGAGCAGGAACGCCTTGTCACCGGCGAGGATCTTGCCCCCCGCGGCCTTGGTGTCGCCGACGGCGGTGTCGAGGATGTTGGTGCCGGCCTTCAGCGTCTTGAGGAAGGCCGCCTCCTCGGCGAG from Streptomyces tsukubensis encodes:
- the alaS gene encoding alanine--tRNA ligase, yielding MESAEIRRRWLRFFEERGHTVVPSASLIADDPTLLLVPAGMVPFKPYFLGEVKPPFARATSVQKCVRTPDIEEVGKTTRHGTFFQMCGNFSFGDYFKEGAITHAWELLTGSVADGGFGLDPERLWITVYLDDDEAEQIWRERIGVPAERIQRLGKADNYWSMGVPGPCGPCSEINYDRGPEFGVEGGPAVNDERYVEIWNLVFMQYERGAGEGKDDFPILGELPSKNIDTGLGFERLAMILQGVRNLYEIDTSRVVIDKATELTGVGYGDAEDSDVSLRVVSDHMRTSVMLIGDGVTPGNEGRGYVLRRIMRRAIRNMRLLGSTGPVVQELVTVVIDTMGEQYPELVTDRRRIETVALAEEAAFLKTLKAGTNILDTAVGDTKAAGGKILAGDKAFLLHDTWGFPIDLTLEMAAEQGLSVDEDGFRRLMKEQRDRAKADARAKKTGHADLSAYRAIADRSGITDFTGYTRTDNESTVVGLLVDGLPSPAASEGDEVEVVLDRTPFYAEGGGQLADQGRIRLDTGAVIEIRDVQQPVAGVSVHKGTVQVGEVTVGSAAYAAIDTRRRRAIARAHSATHLTHQALRDALGPTAAQAGSENSPGRFRFDFGSPAAVPGTVLTDVEQKINEVLARELDVQAEVMGIEEAKKQGAIAEFGEKYGERVRVVTIGDFSKELCGGTHVHNTAQLGLVKLLGESSIGSGVRRIEALVGVDAYNFLAREHTVVAQLQELVKGRPEELPEKISGMLGKLKDAEKEIEKFRAEKVLQAAAGLAQGAKDIRGVAVVTGQVPDGTGADDLRRLVLDVRGRIPGDRPAVVALFTVANGRPLTVIATNEAARERGFKAGDLVRTAAKTLGGGGGGKPDVAQGGGQNPQAVGDAVAAVERLVTETA
- the ruvX gene encoding Holliday junction resolvase RuvX, whose product is MRRGRRLAIDVGDARIGVASCDPDGVLATPVETVQGRDVPAAHRRLKALVEEYEPIELVVGLPRSLNGGEGPAAVKVRGFAQELARLAAPVPVRLVDERMTTVTASQGLRASGVRSKKGRSVIDQAAAVIILQSALESERISGAAPGEGVEVVI